In Flavobacterium piscisymbiosum, the sequence CTTTGGCAATTTTCGCTGCAGTTTCTTTGTCGTGTCGTTGTTCGATAATATGAAGTGCCAGATCTATTCCGGTTATGATTCCGGCGCTGGTATAAATAGTTCCCGATTGGGTAAATAAAGTATTGTTTTGTGTTTGCGCAAGCGGAAAATCTTTTTTGAGTTTATCAACCAGTTTCCAGTGTGTTGTACATTCTTTATGGTCTAAAAGTCCGGCTTTCGCCAAAATAAAAGCGCCGGAACAAATGCTGCAAATCGTAGTTTTATTTTTGTTTACTTGCTGAAGCCATTCAAAAAACGAAGCATCTTCGGCATTCAGATCGATTTGGTGTGTATTGCTTCCCGAAATAACAACAATATCATTTTCCTTTGGATTCGTTTTAGAAAAATGGGTGAGCGACGCCAGTTCTAATCCCGAAGAACATATTACAGATAATTGACTGCTAATGTATTGCAATTGATAATTGAATCCTAAACCTATTGCTTCCTGAAAAACTTCGACAACGCCACTTAAATCCAAAAGTGTAACTTGTTGAGGGATGTAAAAATAAACCGTTGTTAGTGTTTCTTTCATTTTTAAAGGTTTAATTTGATTTCAATGACTTCTGCATGATATCGTTTCATTTTTTTGTTGCCTTATTTTGCATCCTAGGCTAAACTAATTTCTACTTTTGATATGTAGTCTTCATTTTCATCTAAAACATAGTCATTTAGTTTTAAAGCCTTTTCGATATAAGCTTCGGTTTTATAGGTGTAAAATTTAATAACATTTTTGATTTCTATGTTGTCTAGTAGTTTTAAAAAATCTGGTTTAACAATGGTTTTTCTAAAACTTCCCATAATAATTTCTTTCTCATACAAACATTCTTTTAAAATGCCTTCCATGTTTATTGCTTTAAAATTATCAGATCTAAAGAAAAACGAAGTTGATAGTTCTCTTTGATTATTATATTCGATACTGTTGAAAAAGTTCAATTCTACCTTAACGAGAATGATGGTTGAACCATAACAATTATATTTAAATATAACATTGCGATCAGAATAGTAATAAAGATTTTCTTCATTTAAAATATAAATCGCATATAAATCAGATACATCAAGTGTTTTAAAAAAAGATGTCATGTAATCAGTATTAAATACTTCTATAGATACATTGTATTTAAAATCACTTTTATGGTTGGTTTGTATAAATGGAATATCATCATATTTTGTAATAAACTTTTGAGATATTAAATTATAAATTCTTGATTTGGCCATATTATTTATTGGTAGGTTACTATACAGAACAACTTACTAAGATAAAAGCTAAAAATACTATAGTAAAAATTTTCATAAATAAGGAAGATATGGTATTAGTTTGACATTATTTCAATCGCAAAAAAGGGAGAGTAAAAAGTAAATATATAGATTTGATGAATATTTACAAAAGTAGGTTTTGCCTTTTCTTATTTTGAACGATGGAAAATGAACTATTATTTAATTCTGCAGAAGACTGCAATATGCTTTTACTTTATAATAAAACAAGTTTTTATGTAGCTAAAAGACTATGTATTTACTAATAATCAAAAAAAAACAATTGTAGATTAAAATCATTATTATTAATGATTTAAGTATTTCGGTTGATGTTTTTTAAACAAATAAACAACCTTATTGATAAAGTGTTAAGGAAATCGCTATGAATTATCCATTCCGATTTTATTTAAGCGTACATTTGAATCTAACGCGACCCAATCATGAATGCAAAAAAGAATATAAAGGTTTTACTTACCGATGATGATGAAGACGACAGAGATTTTTTTGCAGAAGCTCTCGAAGATCTTGATCTTGAGTATCCGGTCGAATTTTGTAAAAATGGTGTAGAACTTCTGGATCGTCTTTATGATACTAATTTGGCTATTCCGGACATTATTTTTTTAGATCTTAATATGCCTATTTTGTCAGGTTTTGAGACCTTACAGCAAATTCGCGAAGATGCTAAATTTAAGGATATTCCGGTAATCGCGATTTATTCTACCTCTGCTACTATAGATGGTGTCAAAAATACTTTCGGTTTAGGGGCTAACGCTTATGTTGTAAAACCTATTGCTTTTAGTGATTTAAAGAAATTATTAAAAAAGGTCATCGAAACAGATTGGGCAGAAAAATTATCAGATGTCAGAATCGAATCTTTTGTCATCACAGTTTAGTTTAAAAAAATATGCAATTTTTAATAGTATGCATTGATTTATAATGAATTAATATTTAAAGAATGAAATCATGCATATGCAAAAGAACAATTTGCCCAAAGCTACCCGCCAGGATTTTCCCATAGTTGGTATTGGCGCTTCAGCAGGAGGGCTGGAGGCTTTTAAACAACTTATAGAGGCGATTCCAGCAGATTCTGAAATGGCTTATGTCATTGTGCAGCATTTGCATCCATTGCATGATAGTATGCTTACAGAATTGCTTTCGCGTGTAGCCAAAATTCCGGTAAACGAAATTACTGATGATATTCATCTGGCTCCCAATACCATATATGTCATTCCGGAGAATAAATTACTCACATCTTTTGATGGTGTTTTAAAGTTAAGTCCCCGTATAAAAGACACCAAAAATCAGGCGATTGATGTTTTTTTCAATTCATTGGCCGAAGTGCATCTGGATCTGGCCTATGGCGTACTGCTTTCAGGAAACGGATCCGACGGAACAATTGGCCTCAAAGCCATTAAAAAACACGGCGGAATTACTTTTGCTCAGGATATTGAAGCTGCTAATAACGAAATGCCACAAAACGCGATCAATGCCGGAGTGGTAGATTATGTGTTGTCGCCGGCCAAAATTGTCGAGAAACTTATTGAACTTACCCAAGCAAGAGATCAAATTAGCGAAGAAAAGGATCCCAACGACGAAGGAGTATTTCAGGAAATTATTAAAATTTTACGT encodes:
- a CDS encoding GlxA family transcriptional regulator, translating into MKETLTTVYFYIPQQVTLLDLSGVVEVFQEAIGLGFNYQLQYISSQLSVICSSGLELASLTHFSKTNPKENDIVVISGSNTHQIDLNAEDASFFEWLQQVNKNKTTICSICSGAFILAKAGLLDHKECTTHWKLVDKLKKDFPLAQTQNNTLFTQSGTIYTSAGIITGIDLALHIIEQRHDKETAAKIAKELVVYKRRHGNDEQESVYLQNRNHHDEKIHIIQDWIISNLDKTSTIDFLAELVHIGPRNLTRIFKKQTGITIAEYRTKLRIEKAKSLLTNSDYKIEHIAHLCGYKTSKQLRVVLESHLDTLPSAIKNKRS
- a CDS encoding response regulator: MNAKKNIKVLLTDDDEDDRDFFAEALEDLDLEYPVEFCKNGVELLDRLYDTNLAIPDIIFLDLNMPILSGFETLQQIREDAKFKDIPVIAIYSTSATIDGVKNTFGLGANAYVVKPIAFSDLKKLLKKVIETDWAEKLSDVRIESFVITV